The DNA region GTTTTCCCTAGCCTATGGAATTGCCTCGTGAGAAATGTTAAATTGACCAAAATCCATTGCACATATTGACCTGCCCTCTTCCCTCCACAAgcccaagcaaaacaaaacaggattGTGAAAGCACCTGAaaccttttgtatttttattgtgcATTCTGGAAGTGCTCAAAGATACCACACAAGACTGTATGGATCACGCTGTCCATGTAGGGCACGTGTAAGAGGCAGGCAGACCCCCAAAAGCTGTCATAGGTTAACTCAAACAGACCCAAATTCCATCAAACAGTGTTATCTCATTATAGataaagcaaagcacagaaagtATCTCTGATCAGACAGAACAAAGGCACCGAAACTGAGAAGGACCTGAAACAGACCTTTGCAAAGTCTGTTTCACAAAAATATTGTGTGCTTCTCACTCTTAGGTTAAAAACTGTAGGAATCTAGTTAGGGATTGGCAACCTAAAGTTCCCAAGGCCAAAGAAATTCAAGAGTAGCTTTCAAAAAATAggtacaaagaaaataaaccaacctcctttttcccctttcaaagTAAATTAATGGCCAGACCAAGTTGTCACAGATtactcttctttctttcatgtaCAGATGCGTACAAATTAATGAAGTAGCTCTCAGAGGATGAAAGTAAGTTGTCAAGATCATAATCCACTTCAAAGGTAGGTCTCTCTCCAAAAATTACAAGAGCAAGAAATAGAGCAAAGTGGGCAGTCAGTCCCCATATCTTGAATGACTTTCTCTGTTCCTGGTCATCGTAGATAAAGCAGTGTATGCGAGTTGAGTAACCTGAGGAGGTTTTATAAGAGAAGGTCTTGTACTTTAAGGGCTTGACAAAGTACTCCAAAGGCACAACAAAAACCTCGCTCACTTCATCTGGGTTAGGAGTGACCTGGAATGTATCCTCTATAAATCCTACAACTGGTGTCACCAAGTTATTCATctaaaaagagagggaaaaaaaaaaccaaccaataaataagtgaattttaaaaaatcaacaaaacccTCAAACACTTATGTGTTTGAGTAAAGTAGAAATTACTTAAAGTTCATTACTTAAAAAACCATTTCATTGTTAGAAAATGAGTACAAGAAGCCTATGAACTATTTTCAACTGCAATGCAATTTAGTCCCCCTAATGGCAAGCTATGTAATTTGACTTGAAGAATTAGAAatcatatttttgtatttgtcaaAAATGACTTTACAAATACTCTGTTCATCCTGTATAATCAGAGCAGTTAAAAAGGCTTGCCAGTTTGCTACAGAAGtaaaaaagcatgcatgctttCTCATGGGTCTTCCTTATTGACgtttttaaattctgattttaatcCAGACTTTCCATATCCTTCATCCTATTTCTGTACTGTTTTCCCGAGATACAGGAATTTTCCAGAATAGGGGAGTATTTTTCTAGAGGTACAGAAATAATATTGCAATATATTTAGCCATAAAATAGAACacttttattaaataaacaCCTTATTTACGGACATTTTATATTCTAAATGTAATCACTTCTTCCATGGGACGGCAAAATCACTGAAATCATAGTTTGCATCAACAGAACACCAGAATTCTTTAGGATACATTGCTAGTTCCATTTATTCACACTAACAAAGACCACTGTCCTgtagaaaggaggaaaacagtgTTTGTGCTATTTGATTCAAGTCTGGAAAGACTCCGTCCAAGTCAGCAGCACCTGGACTGTCTATATTGAGGAGCCAGAGTATCATCTGGCATGTACAATGTTCATGGTCCAAAACCCACACCATCTCTCCTACTGATTGAAGTCACTgtctggaaaacagggaaaacttGATCCTTTTTACACACTGCCTCTGAACTATGTGGCTTTAAGGCTATCTGTGTGGAAACTACTTGTAATTGAAGTAGTTaaataaagctgttttcaaTACCATTTCAAAAGtacttctttccctttcttaaTGGGGAGAGGATATTGCTAACAGATAGAACAGGAGGCACAGTTATAGAGTTTTACCTGGTGAACCAAAATAGTCTTCAGAAACAGCAAATCCTCTGTTCTGTGGGAAAACTGATCCTACGTGATACTGAACGCTGCTGTTGAAATTGAGAACCTGTTAATTTACCAGTGGTGACCTCCACTCCAAAGACAGCTCTGGGAGTCTCCGTGCTAGAGGAAGACGATGCACACAGTCCTGGCGCACACGCCCTCTGGTGCTCCCTCtgtctgcacagccctggcGTCAGCAGACACCGAACGAGACACCTGTGAGGCTACAGCAGCCGCTGCGACCCTGCCGGGTgagtgagctctgcacagctccaggcacGGAGATCGTACAGCCTGCCAGGAATACCTGCTCCACCACGGGCTGACCTCGTGGGGAAGAGGATTTCTTTCTTGCATCTCATCAAAATGtccgtgctgctgctgtgtccgTTGCCTCAAGAAGAGTTCTGGTATCGGCCTCTCTCTGACGGCCCAGGAGAGGAAAGCAGCCAAAAGCCCTGCTAGCCTTCAAGCTGAGCAAgcccacctgtgtcacctgtctgCTCATCACCCGCTCGCTGCAGCCCCGTGACGGCGCTCATGGCTCTCTGCTAAACTCTCgccggggcagcgctgcccgtGTGGTACTCCAGAGTCACTGACTGGGGCCCAGAGCTGGTCTCACCAACACCAAACACTGAGCAAGAACcctttccctgggctctgctggacacACAGGCTGTGCACGTGAAGAAGCGGCGCCTCTTGGCAGTTCCAGGTTTGACAAGGTCACCGCCAGCCTCACAAGCGAAAAGCACCCAAACTTATTCTGTACTGATAGGCTGACTTACGTTATCAAGTCCAGGCATCAGCTTACAGATGACTtccacctgctctggctggaGACCCACTTCTTCTTTAGCTTCTCGGAGAGCAGTGTCAACGTCATCTTTATCTGTGGCCTCCCTTTTACCTCCTGGAAAACACACTTCCCCTGGTGATCTTCTCAGCTAGAATGTAAAGGAGTACTGCTGTTAAATATGACAAGGTTTATGTTTGGATCCACTCAGATGCATCCACACAGATGCATGCTGGTATTGCAGCATCCCTTTATGTTTATCTTTCCAGTCAAGGAAGTTGGAAGTGGTGGTTAAggtttctgcagagcagaagaaacGTGCCTTAGCAAGAGTAGCTGCCTAGGAAAACGCTGAGGCCCTCCCCTGCTAGTCCATGAATGCTCACCATCAAAAAAGACACTGTACCTGTACAGCATTGTGTAATTCATGCTGGAACTTCTGCTTGAGTATGTCAAAGTTCACATTTTGCATCATCTTGTTTATGTAAATGACTGACAGATGAATCCAGACAGACAACTTGTAGAGCAAGATTTAAATACTCTAAGAGCAAAAACTGATGAAAGACAATTCAATAACGTCCCCGCGAGAGAGGAAATACCATTTTGCTTCCGCCCAAAAAGGTTACAGAGCGAAAGAATGGAAATGGTTGGTTCTGTTTCCTATCTGTTGTTATCTGTAGTTAGgatgtgttttgtttaattGGTTGAGTGTTGCTCAGAaccaggagaggggcagggttGAAGACATgaccaaaacaagaaaaaaggatgggaagggaagggacagaaGAGTTGGTGGTCTGGAGTTGTTTAGGGTAAGAACTCTTTTCTTCTAAGATCTGTGAGAGAGACTGCAATTGCCTGCAAATAAGTTCGGAGTCATTAGTTTCAGCCATTGGCAagccctcctcccttcccaggtAAGGTAACCCACATAAGATTTCATAGGGAGAAACTCCTATGTCCTTTCTTGAGCAGTTCTGATCCATAATAATGCTGAGCTGGTTTCAATCACTGATTTGGTAACATGGTTCTTAAGGATAGCATTCATTCTCTCCACACATCCAGAGCTTTGAGGTGCCACGGGATATGAAATTTCCAATTTATGTCTAATACAACACATATAGAATGTAAAATTTTTGAAGAGATGTGTGTTCCCTTATCTGAGTCTACTCTTTCAATTATCCCCTAACTGGgaaagaaacttctgggcttttccCCCTTGTAATGAGACAAAGGATAGTTTTGTCACTCCATCAGCAGGGGGCACATTCCTGCAGCGGCCCTGAAGCTGTCTTACCAACTGAGACTTTGCAAAGTGGCTGTCTCTTCCTCCTAGCATAGAAAATGGCTTGTTTTTCAGGTGCCACCACAAACTCCTGAAAACCCTCACCTCCCACTCAGTGACACACCCAGCAGTGACGCACCCATCTGTGACACACCACCAGGGACACACCCTCAGGGACACACCCACCAGGGATACACCTAGCAGGGACACACCCACCAGGGTCACACCCACCAGGGACAcacccagcagggacacaccCACCAGGGACACACCCACCAGGGACACACCCACCAGTGACACACTCTCAGTGACACACCCATCTGTGACACACCCTCAGACACACCCACCAGGGACACACCCTCAGGGACATACCCTCAGGGACACACCCTTAGGGAcacacccagcagtgacacacccagcagtgacacacccagcagtgacacacccTCAGGGACACACCCTTGGTGAAACACCCTCAGGGGCACACCCTTAGGGAcacacccagcagtgacacacacacCAGGGACACACCCACCAGTGACACACTCTCAGTGACACACCCATCTGTGACACACCCTCAGACACACCCACCAGGGACACACCCTCAGGGACATACCCTCAGGGACACACCCTTAGGGAcacacccagcagtgacacacccagcagtgacacacccagcagtgacacacccTCAGGGACACACCCTTGGTGAAACACCCTCAGGGGCACACCCTTAGGGAcacacccagcagtgacacacacacCAGGGAcacacccagcagtgacacacccATCTGTGAcacacccagcagtgacacaccGTCAGGGACACACCCTCAGGGACGCACCCTCAGGGAAAgacccagcagtgacacacccACCAGGGACACACCCATCTGTGACACACCGACCAGGGACACACCCTCAGGGACACAACCTCAGGGACACACCCACCAGGGACACACCCTCAGGGACCCAACCCCAGGGACACACCCACCAGGGAAACACCCTTAGGGACACACCCTCAGGTACACACCCACCAGTGACACACTCTCAGTGACACACCCTCAGTGACACACCCATCTGCGACACACCCTCAGACACACCCACCAGGGACACACACTCAGGGAcacacccagcagtgacacacccTCAGTGACACACCCTCAGGGAAacacccagcagtgacacacccagcagtgacacacccTCAGGGAAacacccagcagtgacacacccacctgggacacacccagcagtgacacacccATCTGTGACACACCATCAGGGATACACCCTCAGGGACACACCCACCAGGGACACACCCACCAGGGACACACCCACCAGGGACACACCCATCTGTGACACACACACCAGGGACACACCCACCAGGGACACACCCTCAGGGACACACCCTCAGGGACACAACCTCAGGGACACACCCACCAGGGACACACCCTCAGGGA from Motacilla alba alba isolate MOTALB_02 chromosome 11, Motacilla_alba_V1.0_pri, whole genome shotgun sequence includes:
- the LOC119705523 gene encoding peroxisomal coenzyme A diphosphatase NUDT7-like, yielding MMQNVNFDILKQKFQHELHNAVQLRRSPGEVCFPGGKREATDKDDVDTALREAKEEVGLQPEQVEVICKLMPGLDNMNNLVTPVVGFIEDTFQVTPNPDEVSEVFVVPLEYFVKPLKYKTFSYKTSSGYSTRIHCFIYDDQEQRKSFKIWGLTAHFALFLALVIFGERPTFEVDYDLDNLLSSSESYFINLYASVHERKKSNL